A portion of the Pseudarthrobacter defluvii genome contains these proteins:
- a CDS encoding CBU_0592 family membrane protein gives MNLLWELAGWAGAVAILSAYLAVSMGWLKAGKGFQTANLFGSVAFIINGTLHSAWPSVVTNVAWFLISAVALVRMRAEEAAAEPVEAAHVQYPGVPDSTGQMAVVEALTEALPVVSSAVGSAPAVADGPRLAL, from the coding sequence ATGAATCTGCTGTGGGAACTCGCCGGATGGGCTGGCGCTGTTGCGATTCTCAGTGCGTACCTTGCCGTTTCCATGGGTTGGCTGAAGGCGGGGAAGGGCTTCCAGACCGCCAACCTCTTCGGTTCCGTGGCCTTCATCATCAACGGCACCCTGCACAGCGCCTGGCCCTCCGTTGTCACCAACGTGGCCTGGTTCCTGATCTCGGCCGTGGCGCTGGTCCGCATGCGTGCGGAGGAGGCGGCCGCCGAGCCGGTCGAGGCTGCCCATGTCCAGTACCCGGGCGTCCCGGACTCCACGGGCCAGATGGCCGTCGTCGAGGCCTTAACCGAGGCGCTGCCGGTGGTCTCTTCAGCTGTTGGTTCCGCGCCGGCTGTGGCGGACGGGCCGCGCCTGGCGCTGTAG
- a CDS encoding helix-turn-helix transcriptional regulator: MTSSPPSDPYLRELTQLRRVKDRMDREYAKPLDVESLAKDVHMSAGHFSRRFKLAYGESPYSYLMTRRIERAMALLRKGDLSVTDVCFAVGCSSLGTFSTRFSELVGMPPSVYKQEAERATAGIPACVEKQVSRPVRNREAPAVGALLA, from the coding sequence GTGACCAGCAGCCCTCCTTCCGATCCCTACCTCCGCGAACTCACCCAGCTGAGGCGGGTCAAGGACCGGATGGACCGCGAGTACGCCAAGCCGCTGGACGTCGAATCGCTGGCGAAGGACGTGCACATGTCCGCCGGCCATTTCAGCCGCCGCTTCAAGCTGGCCTACGGCGAATCGCCCTACAGCTACCTCATGACAAGGCGCATCGAGCGGGCCATGGCGCTGCTGCGCAAAGGCGACCTCAGTGTCACGGATGTCTGCTTCGCCGTGGGCTGTTCCTCGCTGGGAACGTTCAGCACCCGCTTCAGCGAGCTGGTGGGCATGCCGCCGAGTGTCTACAAGCAGGAGGCGGAACGCGCAACGGCGGGCATTCCTGCATGCGTCGAAAAGCAGGTCAGCAGACCGGTCAGGAATCGAGAAGCGCCGGCTGTTGGGGCGTTACTAGCATGA
- a CDS encoding MOSC domain-containing protein: MPENFRYDVEILHLLVSPAHAYFGRARDGAADVPTTDADQAEVVAGKGIVGDRFFGKAAHMDAAVTLFAVESLEAIAAELGAAPFNPLLTRRNVVLRGAQLAPLLGQDFVLESGGSSVSLHGGRHAQPCAWMNEMLAPGAHPAMRGRGGIRCRAVSSGFLHRGPAVLVSPVPLDSSLAGEPSLLRPSRLP, encoded by the coding sequence ATGCCCGAAAACTTCCGGTACGACGTCGAGATCCTGCACCTGCTGGTCTCACCCGCGCATGCCTACTTCGGCCGTGCCCGCGACGGAGCCGCCGACGTCCCCACCACTGATGCGGACCAGGCCGAGGTGGTGGCCGGCAAGGGCATCGTGGGCGACCGGTTCTTCGGCAAGGCCGCACACATGGATGCCGCGGTGACCCTGTTCGCCGTCGAATCCCTCGAAGCCATCGCCGCCGAACTGGGCGCGGCGCCGTTCAATCCCCTGTTGACCCGCCGGAACGTGGTGTTGCGAGGAGCCCAGCTCGCCCCGCTGCTGGGGCAGGACTTCGTGCTGGAATCCGGCGGCTCCTCGGTATCCCTGCACGGTGGGCGGCACGCCCAGCCCTGCGCGTGGATGAACGAAATGCTGGCACCAGGGGCGCACCCCGCCATGCGAGGCCGCGGCGGCATCCGCTGCCGCGCCGTCTCAAGCGGATTCCTGCACCGCGGCCCCGCCGTGCTGGTCAGCCCGGTGCCGCTGGACTCCAGCCTGGCCGGCGAGCCAAGCCTGCTCCGGCCGTCACGGCTGCCCTAG
- a CDS encoding excinuclease ABC subunit UvrA, with protein MSTEADIETRQALHIADSHDLIRVQGARENNLKDVSLDLPKRRLTAFTGVSGSGKSSLVFATIAAESQRMINETYSAFVQGFMPSLARPDVDRLEGLTTAIIVDQERMGANPRSTVGTATDANAMLRILFSRLGKPYVGPPTAFSFNVPTRKASGIMSTEKGGRVEKNVVRQVTYLGGMCPRCEGMGNISDIDRAALYDDSKSLNEGALTVPGYSMDGWYGRLFEGMGLPMDKPIAKFTAKELDTMLYAEPTKIKVEGVNLTFEGVIPKIQKSMLSKDVEAMQPHVKRFVERAVTFATCPDCGGTRLTPEVLNSRINGKNIADLCTMQISDLAQWIRELDEPSVRPLLAGLRDLLDSFAEIGLGYLSLDRPAGTLSGGEAQRTKMIRHLGSSLTDVTYVFDEPSIGLHPHDIERMNTLLLQLRDKGNTVLVVEHKPEMFTIADHVVDLGPKAGTGGGEIVYEGDVDGLRSSDTITGRHLDDRARLKESFRNATGALEVRGASTNNLQDVDVDVPLGVLCVVTGVAGSGKSSLIHGSLAKREGVVVIDQGAIKGSRRSNPATYTGLLEPIRKAFAKANGVKPALFSSNSEGACPTCNGGGVIFTELGVMATVESTCEDCEGRRFQPAVLEYTLAGQNIADVLDMSVDAALAYFADGEAKTPAAHKVLDRLADVGLGYITLGQPLTTLSGGERQRLKLATQMAEAGDVYILDEPTVGLHLADVEQLLGLLDRLVDSGKSVIVIEHHQAVMAHGDWIIDIGPGAGHDGGRIVFEGTPADLVAARATLTGQHLAAYVGA; from the coding sequence TTGAGCACGGAAGCCGACATCGAAACCAGGCAGGCGCTGCACATCGCCGACAGCCACGACCTGATCCGGGTGCAGGGCGCACGGGAAAACAACCTGAAGGACGTCAGCCTTGACCTGCCAAAGCGCCGGCTGACCGCGTTCACGGGTGTTTCCGGTTCCGGCAAGAGCTCGCTGGTGTTCGCCACCATCGCCGCCGAATCACAGCGGATGATCAACGAAACCTACAGCGCCTTTGTCCAGGGGTTCATGCCCAGCCTGGCCCGCCCGGACGTGGACCGGCTGGAAGGGCTGACCACGGCCATCATCGTGGACCAGGAGCGGATGGGTGCCAACCCCCGCTCCACCGTGGGCACCGCCACCGATGCCAACGCCATGCTGCGGATCCTGTTCAGCCGCCTTGGCAAGCCCTACGTGGGCCCGCCCACCGCGTTCTCCTTCAACGTTCCCACCCGCAAGGCCAGCGGCATCATGAGCACCGAAAAGGGCGGCCGGGTGGAAAAGAACGTGGTCCGCCAGGTGACCTATCTGGGCGGCATGTGCCCGCGCTGCGAGGGTATGGGCAACATCAGCGACATCGACCGCGCGGCACTGTACGACGACTCGAAGTCCCTGAATGAAGGCGCCCTCACCGTCCCCGGCTACTCCATGGACGGCTGGTACGGCCGCCTGTTCGAGGGCATGGGCCTGCCCATGGACAAACCGATCGCCAAGTTCACGGCCAAGGAACTGGACACGATGCTGTACGCCGAACCCACCAAGATCAAGGTGGAAGGCGTCAACCTCACGTTCGAGGGTGTCATCCCCAAGATCCAGAAGTCCATGCTCTCCAAGGACGTGGAGGCCATGCAGCCGCACGTGAAGCGGTTCGTGGAGCGGGCCGTCACCTTCGCCACCTGCCCGGACTGCGGCGGGACCCGGCTCACCCCGGAAGTCCTCAACTCGAGGATCAACGGCAAGAACATCGCGGACCTGTGCACCATGCAGATCAGCGACCTGGCGCAGTGGATCCGCGAACTGGATGAGCCCTCGGTCCGGCCGCTGCTCGCCGGGCTGCGGGACCTGCTGGACTCCTTCGCCGAGATCGGCCTTGGCTACCTCTCCCTGGACCGCCCGGCAGGCACCCTCTCCGGCGGCGAGGCGCAGCGGACCAAGATGATCCGCCACCTGGGCTCCTCGCTCACCGACGTCACCTACGTTTTCGATGAGCCGAGCATCGGCCTGCACCCGCACGACATCGAGCGGATGAACACGCTCCTGCTGCAGCTGCGGGACAAAGGCAACACCGTCCTGGTGGTGGAGCACAAACCGGAGATGTTCACCATCGCCGATCACGTCGTCGACCTCGGCCCCAAGGCCGGCACCGGCGGCGGCGAGATCGTCTACGAAGGCGACGTGGACGGTCTGCGTTCCAGCGACACCATCACCGGCCGGCACCTGGACGACCGCGCCCGCCTCAAGGAGTCCTTCCGGAACGCCACGGGCGCCCTGGAGGTCCGTGGCGCGTCCACCAACAACCTGCAGGATGTGGACGTCGATGTGCCGCTCGGCGTGCTGTGCGTGGTAACCGGCGTGGCCGGGTCCGGGAAGAGCTCGCTGATCCACGGCTCGCTGGCCAAGCGGGAGGGCGTGGTGGTGATCGACCAAGGCGCCATCAAAGGCTCCCGGCGCAGCAACCCGGCCACCTACACCGGGCTGCTGGAGCCCATCCGCAAGGCCTTCGCCAAGGCCAACGGAGTGAAGCCTGCCTTGTTCAGCTCCAACTCCGAGGGTGCATGCCCCACCTGCAACGGCGGCGGCGTGATCTTCACCGAGCTCGGCGTCATGGCCACGGTGGAGTCCACCTGCGAGGACTGCGAGGGCCGCCGCTTCCAGCCCGCGGTCCTGGAATACACCCTGGCTGGGCAAAACATCGCCGACGTGCTGGACATGTCCGTGGACGCGGCGCTGGCGTATTTTGCCGATGGCGAGGCGAAGACGCCCGCCGCGCACAAGGTCCTTGACCGGCTGGCGGATGTGGGGCTGGGCTACATCACTCTTGGCCAGCCGCTGACCACCCTGTCCGGCGGCGAGCGCCAGCGGCTCAAGCTGGCCACGCAGATGGCTGAGGCCGGGGACGTCTACATCCTGGACGAACCCACCGTGGGCCTGCACCTGGCCGACGTGGAACAGCTGCTGGGCCTCCTGGACCGGCTGGTGGATTCCGGGAAGTCGGTGATCGTCATCGAGCACCATCAGGCGGTGATGGCGCACGGGGACTGGATCATCGACATCGGACCGGGAGCAGGGCACGACGGCGGCAGGATCGTCTTCGAGGGCACCCCGGCTGACCTGGTGGCCGCCCGGGCCACGCTCACCGGCCAGCACCTGGCAGCGTACGTGGGCGCCTAG
- a CDS encoding HD domain-containing protein translates to MSTPKTQFAPAEPGTAAGSAPGTAPDTGDALADAFAAAYSVRPIPAAGPVDTTPIAGTPAAVDSLDALWKAVVHETRARGNDIHLPISLAFAERLCRAYPDADAELVRVATLLHDTGWAHVDESRILSEGFAGDWRKAAIRYEHEKQGCDVARRVLPGLGYTPGFVDKVCAIIDGHDTRPVARSLEDALMRDADRLWRFDHAGIALASSWFGMDPATYTDRLAADIIPELITEAAFEMATADLGRSNALLKTAVIR, encoded by the coding sequence ATGAGCACCCCCAAGACGCAGTTTGCCCCGGCGGAGCCCGGCACTGCCGCCGGGAGCGCCCCCGGCACCGCACCGGACACGGGCGACGCCCTGGCCGATGCCTTCGCCGCCGCCTACAGCGTCCGCCCCATCCCCGCCGCGGGTCCCGTGGACACCACCCCCATTGCCGGCACCCCCGCGGCCGTGGATTCGCTCGATGCGCTCTGGAAGGCAGTGGTCCACGAAACCAGGGCCCGCGGCAACGACATCCACCTGCCCATCTCTCTGGCCTTCGCCGAACGGCTGTGCCGGGCCTACCCGGACGCGGACGCCGAACTGGTGCGGGTCGCCACGCTGCTGCACGACACCGGCTGGGCCCACGTGGATGAGTCCCGGATCCTTTCGGAAGGGTTCGCGGGGGACTGGCGCAAGGCCGCCATCCGCTATGAGCATGAGAAGCAGGGCTGCGACGTGGCACGCCGGGTCCTTCCCGGTCTGGGCTACACTCCCGGGTTCGTGGACAAGGTCTGCGCAATCATCGACGGCCACGACACCCGGCCCGTGGCCCGCTCCCTGGAGGACGCGCTGATGCGTGACGCGGACAGGCTGTGGCGGTTCGACCACGCCGGCATCGCCCTGGCCTCATCCTGGTTCGGGATGGATCCCGCCACCTACACGGACCGGCTGGCCGCCGATATCATCCCCGAACTCATCACCGAGGCCGCCTTCGAGATGGCCACCGCGGACCTCGGCCGGTCCAACGCGCTGCTGAAGACGGCGGTGATCCGATGA
- a CDS encoding 2Fe-2S iron-sulfur cluster-binding protein, with protein MPTVHFTDAEGTVRDVEGNAGDSVMETAVRNGVPGIVAECGGSLSCATCHVFVREDCASQLPPMEDMEDEMLYGTAVDREDNSRLSCQLRLTEELELFVTTPETQV; from the coding sequence ATGCCAACGGTTCACTTCACCGACGCAGAAGGCACCGTCCGGGACGTCGAAGGCAACGCAGGCGATTCGGTCATGGAAACCGCGGTGCGCAACGGCGTCCCCGGCATCGTGGCCGAATGCGGCGGCTCGCTGTCCTGCGCCACCTGCCACGTCTTCGTCCGCGAGGACTGTGCCTCGCAGTTGCCCCCTATGGAGGACATGGAGGACGAGATGCTCTACGGCACCGCCGTGGACCGCGAGGACAACTCCCGGCTGTCCTGCCAGCTCCGCCTGACGGAAGAGCTCGAACTCTTCGTCACCACCCCCGAAACCCAGGTGTAG
- a CDS encoding NAD(P)/FAD-dependent oxidoreductase, with protein MGTQAVEQETETATVPTRTGLLIIGASQSGVQLAVSLRALGFDEHITLLGDEDHRPYQRPALSKEFLQGTVESESLIFRSNDYWAEHNVDLVKGEYIVRIDKEPDGSGVAHASSGREFPFKRLALTVGARARNLEIEGSGLDGVLYLRNADDALALKAKVGDATDVVVIGGGFIGLEAASSLQKMGKNVTVLEFGPRLVGRAVGEETAEYFLQAHRSRGLDIRLNTSAARFTADDGGTRVAAVELQDGTVLPAQIVLIGIGVIPNTQLAEQLGLAVDNGVVVDRFALASDGTTVAVGDVANMPNPVPGSEPGERIRLESVNNAIEHAKVAAYSLTGRREEYAGIPWFWSNQADLKLQIAGLCSGYDQTVVRNDQERGKFSVLYYRQGRIIAADCVNAPLDFMAVKNALAKGLNIPAEAAADPGTQLKTITTDS; from the coding sequence ATGGGAACGCAGGCAGTGGAGCAGGAAACCGAAACGGCCACGGTTCCTACCCGGACCGGGCTCCTGATCATCGGCGCCAGCCAGTCCGGCGTGCAACTGGCGGTATCGCTCCGGGCGCTGGGATTCGACGAACACATCACCCTCCTGGGGGACGAGGACCACCGCCCGTACCAGCGGCCGGCCCTGTCCAAGGAGTTCCTGCAGGGCACCGTGGAAAGCGAATCCCTCATCTTCCGGTCCAATGACTACTGGGCCGAGCACAACGTGGACCTGGTCAAAGGCGAATATATCGTCCGGATCGACAAGGAACCGGACGGCTCCGGAGTGGCGCACGCCTCCTCCGGCCGGGAGTTTCCGTTCAAGCGGCTGGCCCTCACCGTGGGAGCCCGCGCCCGGAACCTGGAAATCGAGGGCAGCGGCCTGGACGGCGTGCTCTACCTCCGCAACGCCGACGACGCCCTGGCGCTGAAGGCCAAGGTGGGCGACGCCACGGATGTGGTGGTGATCGGCGGCGGATTCATCGGCCTCGAGGCCGCGTCCAGCCTGCAGAAGATGGGAAAGAATGTCACCGTGCTCGAGTTCGGCCCCCGCCTGGTGGGTCGGGCCGTGGGGGAGGAGACCGCCGAATACTTCCTGCAGGCCCACCGGTCCCGCGGACTGGACATCCGCCTCAACACCAGTGCGGCGCGCTTCACCGCAGACGACGGCGGCACGCGCGTTGCCGCCGTCGAACTCCAGGACGGGACGGTCCTGCCGGCACAGATCGTCCTGATCGGCATCGGCGTCATTCCCAACACCCAGCTGGCGGAACAGCTGGGCCTGGCCGTGGACAACGGCGTGGTGGTGGACCGGTTCGCGCTGGCCTCCGACGGCACCACGGTGGCTGTGGGGGACGTCGCCAACATGCCCAACCCCGTTCCCGGCTCCGAGCCCGGGGAACGGATCCGGCTGGAAAGCGTCAACAACGCCATCGAGCACGCCAAAGTGGCCGCGTATTCGCTGACCGGACGGCGGGAGGAATACGCCGGCATCCCCTGGTTCTGGTCCAACCAGGCCGACCTCAAGCTGCAGATCGCCGGGCTGTGCAGCGGCTACGACCAGACCGTGGTCCGGAACGACCAGGAACGCGGAAAATTCAGCGTCCTCTACTACCGGCAGGGCCGCATCATCGCCGCGGACTGCGTGAACGCGCCGCTGGACTTCATGGCCGTCAAGAACGCGCTCGCCAAGGGCCTCAACATTCCCGCCGAAGCCGCCGCAGACCCCGGCACCCAACTCAAGACCATCACCACGGACAGCTAG
- a CDS encoding trypsin-like serine peptidase, which translates to MTSTRTLATSLMSLTSAALFALCSAGQATAAPAPSDTKDVAGVSSAAVTDTTGADYWTPERMRSAIPADVLAKKAVDRQKSSPAVLPEQAKGQETRIQGSAPQIQTKANASESPVPHIGKVFFTLGGTNYVCSANSVASTNRNTVSTAGHCLNEGPGAFATKFTFVPAYLNGSAPYGKWTAKALYAPTQWSSSGSMEYDTGFAVMSQLNGRNLADVVGASGVSFNAARGLAYKAFGYPAASPFNGESLKSCSGTATNDPYNPQFNSQGIPCNMTGGSSGGPWFIGTSSSGYQNSVNSYGYGSNSTKMYGPYWGSVIQQAYNSASSAL; encoded by the coding sequence ATGACATCAACCAGGACTCTGGCCACAAGCCTCATGAGCCTCACTTCAGCAGCACTGTTCGCCCTCTGCTCAGCGGGTCAGGCAACGGCGGCTCCCGCACCGTCGGACACGAAGGACGTTGCCGGCGTCAGCAGCGCGGCCGTCACCGACACCACCGGCGCCGACTACTGGACACCCGAACGCATGCGCTCGGCCATCCCCGCTGACGTTCTGGCGAAGAAGGCTGTGGACCGGCAGAAGTCCAGCCCGGCAGTGCTCCCGGAACAGGCCAAGGGCCAGGAAACCAGGATCCAGGGCTCCGCACCCCAGATCCAGACCAAGGCCAACGCCAGCGAGAGCCCCGTGCCCCACATCGGCAAGGTGTTCTTCACCCTCGGCGGCACGAACTATGTCTGCTCGGCAAACTCGGTGGCGTCCACCAACAGGAACACAGTCTCCACCGCCGGCCACTGCCTCAACGAAGGTCCGGGAGCCTTTGCCACCAAGTTCACATTCGTTCCCGCGTACCTGAATGGCTCCGCGCCCTACGGAAAGTGGACCGCCAAGGCACTTTACGCCCCCACCCAGTGGAGCTCGTCCGGCAGCATGGAGTACGACACGGGCTTTGCCGTGATGAGCCAGCTCAACGGCCGCAACCTGGCCGACGTTGTCGGAGCCTCCGGCGTCAGCTTCAACGCCGCCCGTGGTCTCGCCTACAAGGCATTCGGCTACCCGGCAGCCTCACCGTTCAACGGCGAATCCCTGAAGAGCTGCTCCGGCACCGCCACCAACGATCCCTACAATCCCCAGTTCAACAGCCAGGGAATTCCGTGCAACATGACGGGCGGTTCCTCGGGTGGACCCTGGTTCATCGGCACCAGCTCCAGCGGTTACCAAAACTCGGTCAACAGCTACGGCTACGGCAGCAACTCCACCAAAATGTATGGCCCGTACTGGGGCTCAGTGATCCAGCAGGCATACAACTCCGCATCCTCCGCTCTTTAA
- a CDS encoding aldehyde dehydrogenase family protein: MTSATHDAPALAARSGLALPHTHVDTIYVDGAWQPSRGTGRNPVTDPATGEVWGSVPDGTPEDVDAAVGSARKAFGGGWPRLAPSERAAYLLRIADEVEKRADDLSLTNSRENGSPVAESSGAAANAAGILRYFATLAGYLEEEDVRPFPRGGGESVVRRDPLGVCALIAPWNFPINLVMIKLAPALLAGNTVVIKPASPTPLSIRVIIDAIAAAGVPAGVVNLVTGSGRLGDVLVKHPGVAKVAFTGSTPVGRKIAAACGELLRPVTLELGGKSSAIVLPDADLDAMSRVLIKSSMRNTGQTCYISTRILAPASRYDEVVDMVTATIAAGKQGDPLDPDTVFGPCATEAQYRTVMEYVESGLAEGARATTGGRPASLTGGLENGYFIEPTVFAGVTPDMRIAREEIFGPVITILKYNDAGGSVEEAVALANNTEFGLGGLVFGRDEDAALAVADRMDTGSVGLNFFASNHSAPFGGRHDSGLGTEYGIEGLNAYLSYKSIHRKA; the protein is encoded by the coding sequence ATGACCTCCGCTACGCATGACGCACCGGCCCTGGCCGCGCGGTCCGGCCTGGCCCTGCCGCACACCCACGTGGATACCATCTACGTCGACGGCGCCTGGCAGCCCTCCCGGGGCACCGGCAGGAATCCGGTCACCGACCCCGCCACCGGCGAAGTCTGGGGCTCGGTCCCGGACGGCACGCCGGAGGACGTGGACGCCGCCGTCGGCTCCGCCCGCAAGGCGTTCGGCGGCGGGTGGCCAAGGCTGGCACCCTCCGAACGGGCCGCCTACCTGCTCCGGATCGCCGATGAAGTGGAGAAACGCGCCGACGATCTCTCCCTGACCAACTCCCGGGAGAACGGATCCCCGGTGGCCGAATCCTCCGGCGCCGCGGCCAACGCCGCCGGCATCCTGCGCTACTTCGCCACCCTGGCCGGGTACCTGGAAGAGGAGGACGTCCGTCCCTTCCCCCGCGGCGGCGGCGAATCCGTGGTGCGGCGCGATCCCCTGGGCGTCTGCGCCCTGATCGCCCCGTGGAACTTTCCCATCAACCTGGTGATGATCAAGCTGGCGCCCGCGCTGCTCGCCGGAAACACCGTGGTGATCAAACCGGCGTCGCCAACCCCGCTCTCCATCCGGGTGATCATCGATGCCATCGCCGCTGCAGGCGTCCCGGCCGGCGTGGTCAACCTGGTCACCGGCTCCGGCCGCCTGGGCGACGTACTGGTCAAGCACCCCGGTGTGGCCAAGGTGGCGTTCACTGGATCGACGCCGGTGGGCCGGAAGATCGCCGCGGCCTGCGGTGAGCTGCTGCGCCCGGTCACGCTGGAGCTGGGCGGCAAGTCCAGCGCCATCGTGCTGCCGGACGCGGACCTGGACGCCATGTCCCGGGTGCTGATCAAGTCCTCCATGCGCAACACCGGGCAGACCTGCTACATCTCCACCCGCATCCTGGCCCCGGCCAGCCGTTACGACGAGGTGGTGGACATGGTCACGGCCACCATCGCCGCCGGGAAGCAGGGCGACCCCCTGGATCCGGACACGGTGTTTGGCCCCTGCGCCACCGAAGCGCAGTACCGGACGGTCATGGAGTACGTCGAGTCCGGGCTGGCTGAAGGCGCCCGCGCCACCACCGGAGGGCGCCCTGCGTCGCTGACCGGAGGGCTGGAGAACGGCTACTTCATTGAACCCACGGTGTTCGCCGGCGTCACCCCTGACATGCGGATCGCCCGCGAGGAGATCTTCGGGCCGGTGATCACCATCCTCAAATACAACGACGCCGGTGGCAGCGTCGAAGAGGCAGTGGCACTGGCGAACAACACCGAGTTCGGCCTGGGCGGCCTGGTGTTCGGCCGGGACGAGGACGCCGCGCTCGCCGTGGCGGACCGCATGGACACGGGGTCAGTGGGACTGAACTTCTTCGCCTCCAACCACTCCGCCCCGTTCGGCGGCCGGCACGACTCCGGGCTGGGCACCGAGTACGGGATCGAAGGCCTCAACGCCTACCTGAGCTACAAATCCATCCACCGGAAGGCGTAG
- a CDS encoding VOC family protein produces the protein MTGMDINISSTFLPATDPDASLAFYRDALGFEIRNDVGRGTMRWITVGPAGQKDVSIVLHPPAVDPGITEDERRTITEMMAKGTYATIVLSSPDVDAAFAKVEATGADVVQEPIDQPYGIRDCAFRDPAGNTVRINQQP, from the coding sequence ATGACTGGCATGGACATCAACATTTCCTCAACCTTCCTCCCCGCCACCGATCCCGACGCCTCACTGGCCTTCTACCGCGACGCGCTCGGCTTCGAAATCCGGAACGACGTGGGCCGCGGCACCATGCGCTGGATCACCGTGGGCCCCGCCGGCCAGAAGGACGTCTCCATCGTCCTGCACCCGCCGGCAGTGGACCCGGGCATCACCGAGGACGAGCGCCGCACCATCACCGAAATGATGGCCAAGGGCACCTATGCCACCATCGTCCTCTCCTCCCCCGACGTGGACGCCGCTTTCGCCAAAGTGGAGGCAACCGGCGCGGACGTTGTGCAGGAACCCATTGACCAGCCGTACGGCATCCGGGACTGCGCCTTCCGCGATCCCGCCGGCAACACGGTCCGTATCAACCAGCAGCCTTAG
- a CDS encoding alpha/beta hydrolase, translating into MDTSPSNRTSAPPRRRTAIFWVSAVCAAALVGVALWMLAGNPAVLGGHPLLPGILLVALAGGLAWAVLLWLRRDVPRPRSRVRAVGAWAARLAVLALAAGLAWLNPFPYQTGATAEAGPASDLTVTETATAITMSPEGSTTTKGLVFYPGARVDARAYQDILAPVVGAGYRVVILKEPLGLSLLDGNQARSAIQDNPDITTWAVGGHSLGGVSASSFALHNAEIKGLVLYASYPVESLHGRTGLSVLSVSGSSDGLSTPAKIDASRQLLPADTEFAAVRGGVHAFFGDYGNQPGDGEPAVSRVSAQQQIAAATVSFLGRL; encoded by the coding sequence ATGGACACCTCACCCAGCAACCGGACCAGCGCGCCGCCCCGAAGACGGACGGCCATTTTCTGGGTATCAGCGGTCTGTGCCGCAGCACTGGTGGGCGTTGCCCTGTGGATGTTGGCCGGCAATCCTGCCGTTCTGGGCGGCCACCCGTTGCTGCCGGGAATCCTGCTCGTTGCCCTTGCGGGGGGATTGGCGTGGGCGGTGCTGCTGTGGCTCCGCCGCGATGTCCCACGGCCCCGCTCCCGTGTCCGCGCCGTCGGTGCGTGGGCGGCCAGGCTTGCCGTTCTGGCGCTCGCTGCCGGCCTGGCCTGGCTCAACCCCTTCCCGTACCAGACGGGAGCGACGGCGGAGGCAGGCCCCGCGTCGGACCTCACTGTCACCGAAACCGCCACCGCCATCACCATGTCACCCGAGGGAAGCACAACCACCAAAGGATTGGTCTTCTACCCCGGCGCACGCGTGGACGCCCGGGCCTACCAGGACATCCTGGCCCCCGTGGTGGGGGCCGGGTACCGGGTGGTCATCCTGAAGGAGCCGCTCGGGCTCAGCCTGCTGGACGGCAACCAGGCCCGCAGTGCCATCCAGGACAACCCGGACATCACCACGTGGGCCGTGGGCGGCCACTCGCTCGGCGGTGTCTCTGCATCCTCGTTCGCCCTCCACAATGCTGAAATCAAGGGCCTGGTCTTGTACGCCTCCTACCCGGTGGAGTCGCTGCACGGCCGGACCGGTCTGTCAGTCCTGTCCGTCTCCGGGAGCAGCGATGGGCTGAGCACCCCTGCAAAGATCGATGCCTCCCGCCAGCTGCTGCCCGCTGACACCGAATTTGCCGCTGTCCGGGGCGGAGTGCATGCCTTCTTCGGCGACTACGGCAACCAGCCGGGCGATGGTGAGCCCGCCGTAAGCCGGGTATCCGCCCAGCAGCAGATCGCCGCGGCCACCGTGTCATTCCTCGGGCGGCTCTAG